One genomic segment of Komagataella phaffii GS115 chromosome 4, complete sequence includes these proteins:
- a CDS encoding Vacuolar transporter chaperon (VTC) involved in distributing V-ATPase and other membrane proteins produces the protein MSTQPLLQSAPGKRIALPTRVEPKVFFANERTFLSWLNFTVILGSLGVGLLNFGDKIGRISAGLFTFIAMGTMLYALITYHWRASAIRRRGSGPYDDRFGPTMLCLFLLIAIVVNFTLRIRS, from the exons ATGTCCACACAACCACTGTTACAATCAGCTCCAG gaaagagaattgCTTTGCCTACCAGGGTTGAACCAAAGGTATTTTTTGCTAACGAGAGAACATTCTTATCATGGTTGAATTTCACAGTTATCTTGGGCTCCTTAGGTGTGGGTCTGTTGAATTTTGGTGATAAAATAGGAAGAATTTCCGCTGGTCTGTTCACTTTTATTGCCATGGGTACGATGCTGTACGCCTTGATAACGTATCACTGGAGAGCCAGTGCCATCAGGAGAAGAGGGTCTGGACCCTACGATGACCGTTTTGGGCCCACGATGTTGTGCTTATTCTTACTTATTGCCATCGTTGTCAATTTCACATTGAGAATCAGATCCTAG
- a CDS encoding Protein interacting with poly(A)-binding protein Pab1p, whose protein sequence is MSQIKNARPNSSGTSGHRRSNSRNFNGSGPGSNRKYNGKEESSQKPAVQQSKVAAQNNDDRLLFALAHSIGSKVIVTVGSGSSYSGMLVSFNDFAADSELSVIVKYPELIDGSQENDAEELPETLVFKAKDIVAVEIEQLDFSKAHNSYPAAIAEAAEGNTDSKKAFKTDTDISGKSQSKERELQKWVPEGPDTDLGNLEDDTHANWDQFEVNERKFGVKSTYDENLYTTRINRDDPDYERKLVEAERIAKEIESQSYNGNIHVAEERGLVVDDSGIDEEDKYSGVLRDDDNSQNKGGELLLGMLKKNVKAQPSELKQYKAGRYVPPNHRAANFHHDPAVLQSSAITQDTSKTKKPKEGQDSKTGDSKEQPKTKAQKEIESLKEFSSNLKLPKKPAEDSVPKEKNKQETSKTPSSASKVSDESSKPATAATTTSTKKPFKMNPNTASFSPMGFGGQTDFHAPHRIIPASGTSQGSFTRPKRNISQQAFFGANRVPTVAKQKILKDNFNLFLEKHRKDPKAPFEKPFVTPPTWETTIEESYRVLFPINPEIPMMPDNRMFFYGGGQTSPIHNTSPLPQQLIPRMIPMIPGQGPSGGPGVPQTGSQHFVPYQPQLIPPQMMMSHNQQRRGYMPPLSQSGMGVPMMAPPPFPGHYNGGKHMRSDNKDLR, encoded by the coding sequence ATGTCCCAAATCAAGAACGCCCGACCAAATTCGTCAGGTACATCGGGCCACAGGAGATCCAACTCACGTAACTTCAATGGGTCCGGTCCAGGCTCAAATCGCAAGTACAatggaaaggaagaatctTCTCAGAAACCTGCTGTTCAACAATCTAAGGTTGCAGCCCAGAATAACGATGATCGATTGTTGTTTGCCCTTGCACACTCCATAGGCTCCAAAGTTATTGTGACTGTGGGCTCAGGTTCTTCTTATTCGGGAATGCTGGTTTCCTTCAACGATTTTGCTGCTGATTCAGAGCTGTCTGTTATTGTAAAGTATCCCGAGTTGATCGATGGATCACAAGAGAATGATGCTGAAGAGTTGCCTGAGACCCTCGTGTTCAAGGCAAAGGACATTGTCGCCgttgaaattgagcaattagatttttcaaaagctcACAACTCCTATCCCGCAGCAATTGCTGAGGCTGCTGAGGGTAATACTGACTCTAAAAAGGCTTTCAAGACGGATACGGACATTTCTGGAAAGTCCCAATCGAAAGAGCGGGAGCTCCAGAAGTGGGTACCCGAAGGCCCAGATACCGACCTGGGTAACCTTGAAGATGATACCCATGCCAATTGGGATCAATTCGAAGTTAATGAACGTAAATTTGGTGTCAAGTCTACTTATGACGAGAATCTCTATACTACACGAATCAATAGGGATGACCCAGATTACGAACGAAAACTAGTAGAGGCGGAACGTATTGCAAAGGAGATTGAAAGCCAGTCTTACAATGGGAACATTCACGTTGCTGAGGAAAGAGGTCTTGTTGTTGACGATAGCGGtattgacgaagaagacaaGTATTCTGGTGTGCTAAGAGATGATGACAACTCTCAAAATAAAGGAGGAGAATTATTGTTGGGTatgctgaagaagaatgtTAAGGCGCAGCCATCTGAGTTAAAGCAGTACAAAGCCGGAAGATATGTTCCTCCCAACCATAGAGCTGCTAACTTTCATCACGATCCTGCTGTCTTGCAAAGCTCTGCAATAACACAAGACACCTCTAAAACAAAGAAGCCCAAAGAAGGTCAAGATTCGAAAACTGGTGATTCTAAAGAGCAGCCCAAAACCAAGGCTCAAAAGGAGATCGAGTCtctcaaagaattttcatCTAATCTaaagcttccaaaaaaaCCTGCTGAAGATTCTGTACCAAAGGAGAAGAACAAACAAGAAACTTCGAAAACACCAAGTAGtgcttccaaagtttcagaTGAGAGTAGCAAGCCTGCAACCGCAGCCACCACCACCAGCACTAAAAAACCGTTCAAGATGAACCCGAATACTGCATCGTTTTCGCCCATGGGCTTCGGTGGACAAACAGATTTTCATGCCCCTCATCGCATTATTCCCGCTTCTGGAACTTCACAAGGATCTTTTACTCGCCCTAAAAGAAACATCTCTCAACAAGCTTTCTTTGGAGCAAATAGAGTTCCAACTGTGGCCAAACAGAAAATTCTCAAAGATAACTTCAACttattcttggagaagCATAGAAAAGATCCCAAAGCTCCATTTGAGAAACCTTTTGTAACCCCACCTACATGGGAGACAACGATAGAAGAATCATATCGTGTTTTGTTTCCTATCAATCCAGAGATACCGATGATGCCCGATAATAGAATGTTCTTCTATGGAGGTGGTCAGACATCTCCCATTCATAACACATCACCACTTCCTCAACAGTTGATTCCTAGAATGATTCCAATGATTCCAGGTCAGGGTCCTTCGGGTGGCCCTGGGGTACCTCAAACGGGATCACAACACTTTGTTCCATATCAACCGCAACTCATTCCTCCACAGATGATGATGTCGCATAACCAACAACGTCGCGGATACATGCCTCCGTTATCGCAATCAGGAATGGGTGTTCCCATGATGGCACCACCTCCATTTCCTGGCCATTACAACGGAGGCAAACATATGAGAAGTGATAACAAGGACCTGAGGTGA
- a CDS encoding Protein involved in the transcription of 35S rRNA genes by RNA polymerase I, translating into MSTWIKGPICGIENCSSRLYRSVDGRRVCRRGHVSEHHMDIDDDDGAFVVTRRLNMSQGDDGTLLAGGARSSVFSQQQNEGAGAPRERAHGLDGRKVCWQCYQYVLRKQAQWLIENHGVPAEFETVVKELWIFYLKGYEPTPKEKIDDASEIERQSGTENRVPSLLHAISIIYLALLRMQIPIFVNDLISWVSTASLPYMRAFSILPRTLQQSIPTQYIRIFEPIKPPIRNELYWMILRVYQFIHRVDPNPFVVDCSLFLFKLNLELLLPLDVMLMVQNCLSDIDENVYELPLLKRGIHTNYHNDVFLAKDLVKIPELRIVGLLICCTKFYFFNTVSTRVKVDITRWYTLINRYNFTFNAGHLSEMIFKDSDDNKLAKWDEDQVDSYLKWFEENLLEQEKDKDSANMDPAQRRLREVFTLQGIDTGEKVKKSSKAFNSAEEKPTLVELYQSLLDGIENNDPSRSNASASPTLNSIRQLHDFLISRLSITFGVTEDRLGDITRLCQSSIEGSGVKAKK; encoded by the coding sequence ATGAGTACTTGGATCAAGGGCCCGATATGCGGTATAGAGAACTGTTCGTCCCGTCTATATAGGTCGGTGGATGGCCGCCGAGTATGCCGAAGAGGGCATGTGTCGGAACATCATATGGATATCGATGATGACGATGGGGCCTTTGTTGTAACTAGAAGGCTCAACATGAGCCAAGGAGACGATGGAACTCTTTTGGCAGGCGGAGCACGCTCATCAGTATTCTCTCAGCAGCAGAACGAAGGGGCTGGTGCTCCTCGTGAAAGAGCTCATGGTTTAGATGGTCGCAAGGTCTGTTGGCAATGCTACCAATATGTGCTTCGAAAACAAGCGCAATGGCTTATTGAAAATCATGGGGTACCTGCGGAATTCGAAACCGTAGTCAAAGAATTATGGATCTTCTATTTAAAAGGGTATGAACCCACCCCAAAGGAAAAGATCGACGATGCATCTGAAATAGAACGACAATCAGGAACAGAAAATAGGGTACCCAGTCTGCTACATGCTATAAGCATAATATATTTAGCATTGCTGAGAATGCAAATTCCAATATTTGTCAACGATCTAATATCATGGGTTTCCACAGCTTCTTTACCATATATGAGGGCATTTTCAATACTCCCTCGTACATTGCAACAGAGTATTCCTACCCAGTACATTAGGATATTTGAGCCAATTAAACCGCCAATAAGAAATGAACTTTACTGGATGATACTTCGTGTTTATCAGTTCATTCATAGAGTGGATCCTAACCCGTTCGTTGTGGATTGTAGTCTATTTCTATTCAAACTGAATTTAGAGCTCCTATTACCCTTGGACGTGATGTTAAtggttcaaaattgttTATCTGATATAGATGAGAACGTTTACGAACTACCACTGTTGAAACGGGGGATCCACACCAATTACCATAATGACGTGTTTCTTGCCAAAGATCTTGTGAAAATTCCAGAGTTGCGTATAGTGGGGCTCCTAATATGTTGCACTAAGttctatttcttcaacaCTGTTTCCACTAGGGTAAAAGTGGATATAACACGATGGTACACACTGATAAATCGATACAATTTCACATTCAATGCCGGTCATCTGTCGGAAATgatattcaaagattctgaTGACAATAAGCTTGCCAAGTGGGACGAAGACCAAGTTGATAGCTACTTGAAAtggtttgaagaaaacCTGTTAGAGCAGGAGAAGGACAAAGATTCTGCAAATATGGACCCTGCGCAGCGGCGCTTACGGGAAGTATTTACATTACAAGGCATTGACACCGGAGAGAAGGTGAAGAAGTCCTCAAAAGCCTTCAACTCCGCTGAGGAGAAGCCCACGCTCGTTGAACTGTACCAATCTTTACTTGATGGCATTGAAAACAACGATCCTTCTCGGTCTAACGCGTCGGCGAGTCCAACGTTGAACTCCATACGGCAGCTTCATGACTTTCTTATCTCCCGCCTATCTATCACTTTTGGAGTCACTGAGGATAGACTCGGTGATATAACACGGCTTTGTCAATCATCCATTGAGGGGTCTGGGGTAAAGGCAAAGAAATAG
- a CDS encoding Dicarboxylic amino acid permease — translation MKNFFNSSDSEKHEEKVNDEKVQSISYSQSILSLPDLDPTLSRHASEYEADLSKIQPGVAGEKGHQLKRDLKARHISMIALGGSLGTGLLIGTANSLATAGPGSVFITYSFVGLMVFFVMSALGEMATYIPLAGGFTGYSDRYAHPALGFAVGYSYLAKYLIVTPNQLVAGSLVMQYWVSPEKVNPGVWITIFLVSVVLINLFGVKFFGELEFWLSSLKVITVLGLIIMLFVFMLGGGPDHERLGFRYWTNPGAFAPWKGIASIPKAKFIAFVSSFVYAVFAYSGTELVGVVVAEASRPRRNVPRAIKLTFYRICVFYILSVLLLGCCVAYNDAELVAARAKSTSSSASPFVVAINAQGISGLPHLMNACILIFVFSACNSDLYIATRTLYGLSVQRKAPKILSRTNKTGVPYLSLAVAFCFSCLAYMACSSGSASIFGYFVNVVSIMGLLTWISLLITHICFMNAMKAQGIPRKSLPYRAPFQPYASWITLFFCILVALIKNFTVFLNGFNYKDFITGYIGIPYYFICFFGYKFITGAKRHKSAEVDLLTHKDVIDAEEEEYAFAEAELKAERGNKKDAQWLYDRIFGWIF, via the coding sequence ATGAagaacttcttcaacagcTCCGACTCCGAAAAGCATGAGGAGAAAGTAAATGATGAGAAGGTACAGAGTATCTCTTATTCACAGTCAATTCTGTCACTACCGGACTTAGACCCAACACTTTCCAGACATGCTAGTGAATATGAGGCAgatctttccaagattCAGCCAGGTGTTGCAGGTGAGAAAGGTCACCAATTGAAGAGGGACCTTAAGGCTCGTCATATTTCCATGATTGCTCTTGGTGGTTCTTTGGGTACCGGTCTTTTGATTGGAACCGCAAATTCTCTAGCTACTGCTGGTCCGGGATCAGTCTTCATCACATATAGTTTCGTCGGTCTCATGGTGTTCTTCGTCATGAGTGCCTTGGGTGAAATGGCAACCTACATCCCACTAGCTGGTGGTTTTACCGGTTACTCTGATCGTTATGCCCATCCAGCCTTAGGTTTCGCCGTTGGTTACTCATACTTGGCCAAATATTTGATTGTCACTCCAAACCAATTGGTTGCTGGGTCCCTAGTTATGCAATATTGGGTCTCCCCCGAAAAGGTTAATCCGGGCGTGTGGATCACCATCTTTTTGGTGTCTGTTgttttgatcaacttgtttGGTGTCAAATTTTTTGGTGAATTGGAGTTCTGgttgtcttctttgaaagtcATTACGGTTCTCGGTTTGATCATTATGCTCTTTGTCTTCATGCTCGGAGGTGGTCCAGACCATGAGCGTCTTGGTTTTAGATACTGGACCAATCCTGGTGCTTTTGCCCCATGGAAGGGAATTGCTTCTATTCCTAAAGCCAAATTCATTGcctttgtttcttcttttgtttACGCCGTTTTTGCCTATTCAGGTACTGAGTTGGTGGGTGTTGTTGTGGCAGAGGCTTCCAGACCACGAAGAAACGTCCCAAGGGCTATTAAACTGACATTTTACAGAATTTGTGTTTTCTACATTCTATCTGTCCTGTTGTTAGGATGCTGTGTTGCCTATAACGACGCAGAGTTAGTTGCCGCAAGAGCAAAGTCAACTTCATCCAGTGCATCTCCATTCGTTGTTGCTATCAATGCACAAGGAATTTCAGGTCTTCCTCATTTGATGAATGCTTGTATTTTGATCTTCGTTTTCTCCGCTTGTAATTCGGATCTTTACATTGCAACCAGAACTTTGTATGGTCTTTCAGTCCAGAGAAAAgctccaaagattctttcCAGAACTAATAAAACAGGTGTTCCTTACCTGTCTTTGGCCGTTGCCTTCTGTTTCTCATGCTTAGCCTACATGGCCTGCTCTTCTGGTTCTGCTTCAATTTTCGGTTATTTCGTCAACGTCGTTTCCATTATGGGTTTGCTTACATGGATTTCTCTGCTAATCACCCACATTTGTTTCATGAATGCCATGAAGGCTCAAGGTATCCCCAGAAAAAGTCTTCCTTACAGAGCTCCTTTCCAGCCATACGCTTCTTGGATTACACTATTTTTCTGCATTCTTGTTGCTTTGATCAAGAACTTCACAGTTTTCCTTAACGGATTTAACTACAAGGACTTCATTACCGGCTATATTGGAATTCCTTACTATTtcatttgtttctttggatACAAGTTTATCACTGGAGCAAAGCGTCACAAGTCTGCTGAAGTCGACTTGCTAACACACAAGGACGTCATTGATGCCGAAGAAGAGGAATATGCATTTGCAGAGGCCGAACTTAAGGCAGAAAGAGGTAATAAGAAAGACGCCCAGTGGCTGTACGACAGGATTTTTGGATGGATTTTTTAA
- a CDS encoding Component of the septin ring of the mother-bud neck that is required for cytokinesis, giving the protein MSEQIGISNLPNQRYKLASKNGGYFTLMVAGESGLGKTTFINTLFQTTLKQSPDAKVRHKSDIHKTVEIEITRAELEEKNYTLRLNVIDTPGFGDNINNRNAFQPIVDFIDDQHDLYMKQEQQPERARAHDLRVHACLYFIRPTGHTLKPLDVEVMKKLGSRCNLIPVIAKADTLSPNEMLDFKNNIRAIIEAQDIRIYSPPIDHEDQGAAEHARQLIESMPFAVIGSEDLHEVTPGAAPVAGRKYPWGIVEVENDQHCDFRKLRSLLLRINMLDLILSTEELHYETYRSLRLSDDVPERSHEISRINNPKFLEEEKALRQAFSNQVKVEEQRFKQWEQNINTERARLNHDLSEIQEQIKQMEDQIKKLEISKGIKV; this is encoded by the exons ATGTCTGAACAAATCGGTATATCTAATTTGCCCAATCAGAG ATACAAATTGGCCTCCAAAAATGGTGGATACTTCACCTTGATGGTAGCTGGAGAGTCAGGATTGGGAAAAACCACTTTTATCAACACTTTATTCCAAACCACTTTAAAGCAATCTCCAGATGCTAAGGTTCGTCACAAATCAGATATCCATAAAACAGTTGAGATCGAGATCACGCGTGCCGAATTAGAGGAGAAGAATTACACATTGAGATTGAACGTCATCGACACTCCAGGATTTGGAGACAATATCAACAACCGGAACGCTTTTCAGCCAATTGTAGATTTTATTGATGATCAACACGATCTGTACATGAAACAAGAGCAGCAGCCAGAGAGAGCTAGAGCCCATGATTTAAGAGTCCATGCGTGTTTATACTTCATTAGACCCACTGGTCACACTTTGAAACCTCTTGATGTTGAAGTTATGAAGAAGCTAGGCAGTAGGTGCAATTTGATTCCAGTTATTGCCAAAGCAGATACTTTGTCCCCAAATGAAATGTTGGACTTTAAGAACAACATTCGTGCCATCATTGAAGCGCAGGATATTAGAATATATTCTCCTCCAATCGATCATGAGGACCAAGGCGCTGCCGAGCATGCTAGACAGTTAATTGAAAGTATGCCCTTTGCCGTCATCGGATCTGAAGACTTACATGAAGTCACTCCAGGAGCAGCCCCTGTTGCCGGGAGGAAATATCCATGGGGTATTGTGGAAGTAGAGAATGATCAACATTGTGATTTCCGTAAGTTGAGAAGTTTACTGCTGAGAATCAACATGTTGGATTTGATCTTGTCCACTGAAGAATTACACTACGAGACCTACAGATCGTTAAGATTATCAGATGATGTACCAGAGAGATCACACGAGATTAGTAGGATTAACAATCCTAAATTCttagaagaggagaaagCTCTGAGACAGGCTTTCAGCAACCAAGTCAAGGTAGAGGAACAACGATTCAAGCAATGGGAACAAAATATCAACACGGAACGTGCCAGGTTGAACCATGATCTATCCGAGATCCAGGAGCAAATCAAACAGATGGAGGACCAGATCAAAAAGCTGGAGATTTCTAAGGGGATCAAGGTGTAG
- a CDS encoding Cytoplasmic thioredoxin isoenzyme of the thioredoxin system, translating to MVQEINSAEEFDKAIASGVVLVDFFATWCGPCKMIAPVLDKFSKEYEQVTFYKVDVDKLSEVAARFEISAMPTFLFFQNGEVVSKVTGANAAAIKQTITKLI from the coding sequence atggttcaagaaattAACTCTGCTGAAGAATTTGACAAGGCTATCGCCTCTGGTGTCGTCCTCGTGGACTTTTTTGCCACATGGTGTGGTCCTTGTAAGATGATTGCTCCTGTCTTGGACAAGTTCTCCAAGGAGTATGAGCAAGTTACCTTCTACAAGGTTGACGTTGACAAGTTGAGTGAGGTTGCTGCTCGTTTTGAGATCTCTGCCATGCCAactttcttgttcttcCAGAACGGAGAGGTTGTCTCCAAGGTTACTGGAGCCAATGCTGCTGCTATCAAGCAGACCATAACCAAGTTGATTTAA
- a CDS encoding Anthranilate phosphoribosyl transferase of the tryptophan biosynthetic pathway → MSLQNKTVLTPFIKSLLLTPPNFPPSDLTTILKLVVQGLASDVQLAAFLTALKMSRLDHNPLYVAAMASALLEFSSLIPISDSENVWFTDIVGTGGDGQNTFNVSTSAAIVAAGMGLDVCKHGGKASSSASGAGDLMTFLGVDQSNVTAETFPRLRQASKFSFLLAPNFHPAMAKVAPVRAQLNIPTIFNLMGPLINPAPIASRIIGVYAEDLGQLFAEAFIVLDKSRYGKVGKTMVVWGCCGLDEISPIGRTKTWTVDPETETVTVGYLEPSDFGLAEHTLDTVQSGTPSANAETLISILQNQPEYSEPDHPLVDYIVMNAAALAVVSGLASDWKHGVILARKSISSGAALEQLRSFADASRA, encoded by the coding sequence ATGAGCTTGCAGAACAAAACGGTTCTAACTCCGTTCATTAAGAGCCTACTTCTCACACCGCCTAATTTTCCGCCTTCAGATCTCACTACGATCCTGAAGCTGGTGGTCCAAGGTCTCGCATCAGACGTTCAGCTGGCTGCTTTTTTGActgctttgaaaatgagCCGTTTGGACCATAATCCTCTTTATGTTGCTGCTATGGCTTCTGCATTATTGGAATTCTCCTCTCTGATTCCAATTTCTGACTCAGAGAACGTCTGGTTCACCGATATTGTTGGCACAGGAGGTGATGGACAGAACACCTTCAACGTCAGCACATCAGCTGCAATAGTAGCAGCCGGTATGGGACTTGATGTGTGTAAACATGGTGGTAAGGCTAGTAGCTCAGCATCTGGCGCTGGTGATCTGATGACGTTTTTGGGAGTAGATCAATCAAATGTCACCGCAGAGACATTTCCGAGACTTCGACAGGCAtccaaattttcttttttgttaGCTCCTAATTTTCATCCAGCAATGGCAAAAGTAGCACCAGTACGTGCTCAACTTAATATACCAACTATTTTCAACCTAATGGGTCCTTTGATAAATCCTGCCCCAATAGCGTCGAGAATAATTGGGGTTTACGCTGAAGATTTGGGCCAGTTGTTTGCAGAAGCATTCATTGTGCTTGATAAATCCAGATATGGTAAGGTAGGAAAGACTATGGTTGTATGGGGATGCTGTGGACTTGACGAAATATCTCCAATTGGTAGAACTAAGACTTGGACCGTTGACCCTGAAACTGAAACAGTTACCGTTGGTTACCTAGAGCCATCTGATTTTGGTTTGGCTGAACACACTCTAGATACCGTCCAATCAGGAACTCCTTCAGCTAATGCCGAAACCCTAATTTCAATTCTGCAAAATCAACCTGAGTATTCTGAGCCCGATCATCCTTTGGTTGATTATATTGTCATGAATGCGGCTGCTTTGGCTGTAGTTTCTGGATTAGCTAGTGACTGGAAACACGGTGTAATATTGGCTAGAAAATCAATAAGCTCTGGAGCCGCATTGGAACAGCTCCGATCCTTTGCAGATGCTTCTAGAGCATGA
- a CDS encoding 40S ribosomal protein S24 has translation MSDAVTIRTRKVIKNPLLARIQFVIDVHHPGKANVSKDELRERLAEIYKADKDAVSVFGFRTHFGGGKSSGFGLVYQSVSDAKRFEPTYRLIRYGLAQKVEKPSRQQRKQKKNRDKKIFGTQEKFAKKAAKRAAE, from the exons ATG AGTGACGCCGTTACTATTAGAACCAGAAAGGTCATCAAGAACCCTCTTCTTGCTAGAATTCAGTTTGTCATTGACGTACACCACCCAGGTAAGGCTAACGTCTCCAAGGATGAGCTCCGTGAGAGACTGGCCGAGATCTACAAGGCTGACAAAGATGCCGTCTCCGTGTTCGGTTTCAGAACCCACTTCGGTGGAGGAAAGTCCTCTGGTTTCGGTCTGGTGTACCAGTCCGTCTCTGATGCTAAGAGATTTGAGCCAACCTACCGTTTGATCAGATACGGATTGGCCCAGAAGGTGGAGAAGCCATCCAGACAACagagaaagcaaaaaaagaacagAGACAAGAAGATTTTTGGTACTCAAGAGAAGTTTGCCAAAAAGGCTGCCAAGCGTGCTGCCGAATAG